A window of Chitinophagales bacterium contains these coding sequences:
- a CDS encoding FAD-binding oxidoreductase → MEDSIQATESDWWKWGDPAKRKKLTQYQKLKTHFETRFTTSFDNINNTPAYKIAVDSSDEVVQLFSRHLPSIEIKTTIDARLKKATGKSYPDLLSAFYHSNIHLPDAVICPSSPSEVQQVIAWASEHRIVVVPFGGGSNVVGAFAQKEKTTKHVVLDLSALNSVVSIDEVNHTAVFEAGIYGPELEQHLNKKGFTLGHFPQSFEYSTLGGWIVTRSAGQESSYYGRIEDIVIALKVVTPQGEISAGAYEGDAEGVNIKSLFFGSEGTFGIVVEAKVRIHPLPQSKKWVTAVFPSFENGTHALRELIHAGLYPSVVRYSDEQETFFLSQLSHEAPSVFSKLKSYFTQMVLKFKGIEKPSLMMLRFDGASDEAVQRSAFASSVIKKYNGLLSGESLGKKWELSRFGLPYLRDDLLERGIFVDTMETVLPWNKIGAMKADLQLKLQQLPAFGNEKGILLAHLSHVYTASSSIYFTVITRQDSVQPLAQWQAIKTVVTDTIVAHGGAVSHHHSIGRDHQKWYVQQTDTLTREVLKAIKHTLDPNTILNPGKLFDE, encoded by the coding sequence ATGGAAGATAGTATACAAGCTACCGAGAGTGATTGGTGGAAATGGGGCGATCCTGCAAAACGGAAAAAGCTCACACAATATCAAAAGTTGAAAACGCATTTTGAAACGCGTTTCACCACATCGTTCGATAACATAAATAATACGCCTGCGTATAAAATAGCAGTAGATTCATCCGATGAGGTTGTTCAACTCTTCTCTCGGCATTTACCTTCTATAGAAATTAAAACCACTATAGATGCGCGCTTAAAAAAAGCTACCGGAAAGAGCTACCCCGATTTGTTATCTGCCTTTTATCATAGCAACATTCACTTACCCGATGCAGTAATTTGCCCATCTTCGCCAAGCGAGGTGCAGCAAGTAATAGCGTGGGCAAGCGAGCATCGTATTGTAGTTGTTCCGTTTGGTGGTGGAAGTAATGTGGTAGGCGCATTTGCGCAAAAAGAAAAGACAACTAAGCATGTCGTGCTGGATTTAAGTGCCTTAAACAGTGTAGTAAGCATAGATGAGGTAAACCATACCGCTGTTTTCGAGGCCGGTATTTATGGGCCGGAATTAGAACAGCATTTGAATAAGAAGGGGTTTACACTTGGGCATTTCCCCCAATCGTTTGAATACTCTACTTTGGGAGGATGGATTGTAACACGCTCGGCAGGGCAGGAGTCTTCTTATTATGGAAGGATCGAAGATATTGTTATAGCATTAAAGGTGGTTACACCTCAAGGCGAAATTTCTGCAGGTGCCTACGAAGGCGATGCGGAAGGTGTAAATATTAAATCGCTTTTCTTTGGTTCCGAAGGCACCTTTGGCATAGTGGTAGAAGCGAAAGTGCGTATTCACCCATTGCCCCAAAGTAAAAAATGGGTAACGGCCGTTTTTCCTTCGTTTGAAAACGGGACACACGCTTTGCGCGAATTGATTCATGCGGGTTTGTATCCTTCGGTTGTGCGCTATTCAGATGAACAAGAAACGTTTTTTCTATCGCAATTATCGCACGAAGCACCTTCGGTATTTTCTAAATTGAAATCGTATTTCACCCAGATGGTTTTGAAGTTTAAGGGCATCGAAAAACCTTCTCTGATGATGCTGCGTTTTGATGGCGCCTCAGATGAAGCAGTGCAGAGATCGGCATTTGCTTCATCTGTAATAAAAAAATACAATGGCCTTTTAAGTGGCGAAAGTTTGGGTAAAAAATGGGAGTTGTCTAGATTTGGACTTCCTTACTTGCGCGATGATTTATTGGAGCGTGGTATTTTTGTTGATACTATGGAAACCGTGCTTCCGTGGAATAAGATTGGCGCAATGAAGGCAGACCTACAGTTGAAATTGCAACAGTTACCGGCCTTTGGAAATGAAAAAGGGATACTGCTAGCACACCTGTCGCATGTGTACACAGCTTCGAGCAGTATTTATTTTACGGTAATTACCAGGCAAGATAGCGTGCAACCACTGGCACAGTGGCAAGCAATTAAAACTGTAGTTACGGATACCATTGTGGCGCATGGCGGGGCAGTGTCGCACCACCACAGTATTGGACGCGACCATCAAAAATGGTATGTGCAACAAACTGACACACTTACACGTGAAGTGCTAAAGGCAATAAAGCATACACTCGATCCCAATACAATTTTAAATCCCGGAAAATTGTTTGATGAATAG